The following coding sequences are from one Motacilla alba alba isolate MOTALB_02 chromosome 4, Motacilla_alba_V1.0_pri, whole genome shotgun sequence window:
- the LRAT gene encoding lecithin retinol acyltransferase: MKNPVPQAASLLLEKLMLLVHIRPLPAGSGGETPPPAPGYYDTSCFKRGDLLEVPRTLFIHFGIYLGENRVAHLMPDILPSITGDRRQIQQVVTNKRLILGVIARTASVRVDTVEDFAYGGSILVNHMDRLFEDQVLGSEEAARRAEKLVGATAYSLLWNNCEHFVTYCRYGAPVSFQTDKFCETVKMIIRDQRSVLASVLVGLASIVCLGVAPSTTLPTIFIPFFLWMAG, from the exons ATGAAGAACCCGGTGCCACAGGCGGCCtcgctgctgctggagaagctgatGCTCCTCGTCCACATCCGGCCATTGCCCGCGGGCTCCGGCGGGGAAACACCACCGCCCGCACCCGGCTACTACGACACCAGCTGCTTCAAGCGAGGAGACCTGCTGGAGGTGCCCCGCACCCTCTTCATCCACTTCGGCATTTACCTGGGCGAGAACCGCGTCGCCCACTTGATGCCCGACATCCTGCCCTCCATCACCGGCGACCGTCGGCAGATCCAGCAGGTGGTGACCAACAAGCGGCTTATCCTGGGCGTCATCGCCAGGACGGCCAGCGTCCGGGTGGACACGGTGGAGGACTTCGCCTACGGCGGCAGCATCCTGGTCAACCACATGGACCGGCTCTTCGAGGACCAGGTGCTGGGCAGCGAGGAGGCGGCCCGCCGGGCGGAGAAGCTGGTGGGCGCCACGGCCTACAGCCTGCTCTGGAACAACTGCGAGCACTTCGTCACCTACTGCCGATACGGAGCCCCCGTCAGCTTCCAGACCGACAAG ttctgTGAGACTGTGAAGATGATTATTCGGGACCAGAGGAGCGTCCTCGCGTCGGTGCTTGTGGGACTAGCGTCAATAGTCTGCCTAGGTGTGGCACCGTCCACCACACTCCCCACCATCTTCATTCCCTTCTTTCTGTGGATGGCTGGCTAA